CTGAGAGCCCCACTAGCTCGGGGTCCGTGTCCTAGGCGCAAGCCACATCATTGACCCCTGCAGTAGACCGAGGATGAAAGCCCTCACGCCGGTTCCCCAATGCACCACCACTGAACGGCGACCTCATCGTCTGCTTGAGTGACGTCATGCCCATGCTCGATGAAATTCGCTGGCGTGTGCAACGCAAGATCGTGGCTGATCCGATCTGGCTTGAGGGCGTTGGTTTTACCGAGAAAACCCATGTAATAGTCCCGGTCATAGAAGAGGGTTACCTCGCTCTGATGGACCCATGGCCACGTCAGCAGGCAAGCGACCCGATAGTAACCCTGTGAGTGGTCAGCCGCGTTGGACAGGTGGCTAGCGGCTTCGAGCAGTTGCTGGATACAGAAGGCTTGAACTTCGATCCTGGCTTGAGGGCCTTCAACAAGAGCCTCGTGCACCGGAATCTTCCAATGTGTGTAGCGCTC
This DNA window, taken from Pseudomonas fluorescens NCIMB 11764, encodes the following:
- a CDS encoding DUF3916 domain-containing protein, translated to MRQIALSNKKLRGIPRRLRALERWAASFRDEFYPRSGRMERYTHWKIPVHEALVEGPQARIEVQAFCIQQLLEAASHLSNAADHSQGYYRVACLLTWPWVHQSEVTLFYDRDYYMGFLGKTNALKPDRISHDLALHTPANFIEHGHDVTQADDEVAVQWWCIGEPA